From the genome of Malus domestica chromosome 04, GDT2T_hap1, one region includes:
- the LOC103415813 gene encoding LOW QUALITY PROTEIN: disease resistance protein RPV1 (The sequence of the model RefSeq protein was modified relative to this genomic sequence to represent the inferred CDS: deleted 2 bases in 1 codon; substituted 1 base at 1 genomic stop codon), giving the protein MDSDGQTVVPVFYDVDPSHVRKRKRSFAEAFARHELDSAAEMAEVQSWKSALTRACNLSGWDSQNYKDDARLVEEIVQDIFDKLIHMSSSKGDGLVGMDSHLDEMNLRLCLGTEDVRFVGIWGMGGIGKTTIARAVYEEIACQFEAYCFLENVKEGFSRHGAIHMQEELLSRILKEKVRSLGTLDKGSKMIRKGLAKKKVFLVLDDVDNIDQIEGLLGKQRSFGCGSRIIITTRDVQLLNGVDAIYWPKFSSDKEARDLFMQYAFRTNQPTRDHKHLTCHAIEYARGLPLALKVLGAFLDNKSVREWEDVLEKIRKTPHRGIQDVLRTSFDGLDDSEDIFLDIACFFKGMKNDYAINILDGCGFYPNSGLRVLIDRSLITISDDGTIEMHDLLEEMGWEIVRQESIKEPGRRSRLWSYEDVHPVLTQNIATKAIESIVLDLSNKSEEVYLNAEAFAGMTRLRLLRIKYHYPFSDHDFIQHLSGDLKYLSHELRCLFWHGCPLKSLPSNFHPNNLVDLDMQYSNIQQLWEGTKHLERLKFINLNHSHYLERTPYLTEVKNLEELFLEDCNSLFEVHPSISSLQNLLVLSLRGCKELRKFPSSICMKSLKSLILSGCSSFEKFPEISDVMKELSNLHLDGIAIKELPSSIKNLTGLVTLNLKDCIELQSLPSSIYLRSLKYLNLSGCSNLLKFPEISEVMGELQSLCLDDTAIEELPSSISNLTGLCDLSLIGCLKLEKFPEILEVMEQLNWLYLDETVIEELPSSISNLTGLCYLSLKGCLKLKSLPCSICQLKSLKDFNLAGCSNLEKFPEISEVMGELKWLYLDGTAIEELPSSISNLTGLCYLSLEGCLKLKSLPCSICQLKFLKDFKLARCSNLDKFPKISEVMGELQSLCLDDTAIEELPSSISNLTGLCYLSLKGCLKLKSLPCSICQLKSLKDFNLAGCSNLEKFLERFQKLWENSNCFIWMGLQLKLPSSISNLTGLCYFSLEGCLKLKSLPCSICQLKFLKDFKLAGCSNLEKFPEISEVMGELQLLCLDGTAIEELPSSISNLTGLCDFSLKGCLKLKSLPCSICQLKSLEDFNLAGCSNLEKFPEISEVMGELKWLYLDDTAIEELPSSISNLTRLCDLSLGGCLKLKSLPLIYQLKSLEDFNLAGSSNLEKFPEISEVMGELKWLYLDDTAIEELPSSISNLTRLCDLSLGGCLKLKSLPLIYQLKSLEDFNLAGSSNLEKFPEISEVMGELKWLCLDETTIEKLPSSISYLTGLCYLSLEGCLKLKSLPCSICQLKSLKDFNLAGCSNLEKFPEISEFMGELKWLYLDGTAIEELPSSISNLTGLCYLSLEGCLKLKSLPCSICQLKFLKDFKLARCSNLEKFLEISEVMXELKRLYLDGTAIEELPSSINNLTGLRILSLKGCLKLKSLPCSIDQLKSLIYTFRSDCPNLETQNLPN; this is encoded by the exons ATGGACTCGGACGGCCAGACTGTGGTGCCCGTCTTCTACGACGTCGATCCGTCTCACGTCCGCAAGCGCAAGAGGAGTTTTGCGGAGGCGTTTGCGAGACACGAACTCGACTCCGCGGCTGAGATGGCGGAGGTGCAGAGCTGGAAGTCAGCTCTTACAAGAGCCTGCAATTTATCCGGCTGGGATTCGCAAAATTACAA GGATGATGCAAGGCTTGTTGAAGAAATTGTACAAGATATCTTTGATAAATTGATCCACATGTCGTCAAGTAAAGGCGATGGCTTGGTTGGAATGGATTCCCACCTAGATGAAATGAATTTGCGATTATGTCTTGGCACGGAGGATGTTCGCTTTGTTGGAATATGGGGTATGGGTGGAATAGGCAAAACAACCATTGCCAGAGCTGTTTATGAGGAAATCGCTTGTCAATTTGAAGCTTACTGCTTTCTTGAAAATGTCAAGGAAGGTTTCTCCAGGCATGGTGCAATACATATGCAGGAAGAGCTTTTATCCAGAATATTGAAGGAAAAGGTGCGAAGTTTAGGAACTTTGGATAAAGGTTCCAAGATGATAAGGAAAGGACTAGCTAAGAAAAAAGTTTTCCTTGTTCTTGATGACGTGGACAATATAGACCAAATTGAAGGCTTACTGGGAAAGCAACGTTCATTTGGCTGCGGAAGTAGAATTATTATAACAACACGAGATGTGCAATTACTAAACGGAGTTGATGCAATATATTGGCCCAAGTTTTCAAGTGACAAGGAAGCTCGTGACCTCTTTATGCAATATGCCTTCAGAACAAACCAACCCACAAGAGACCACAAACATCTCACATGCCATGCCATAGAATATGCTCGAGGTTTGCCTTTAGCGCTCAAAGTCTTGGGAGCTTTTCTTGATAATAAAAGTGTACGCGAGTGGGAAGATGTGTTAGAGAAGATAAGGAAAACCCCACACAGGGGAATTCAGGATGTGCTTAGAACGAGTTTTGATGGGCTGGACGATTCGGAGGACATTTTTTTGGACATTGCTTGTTTCTTTAAAGGAATGAAAAATGATTATGCAATAAATATCCTGGACGGTTGTGGCTTCTATCCTAATAGTGGATTAAGAGTTCTAATTGATAGATCTCTCATAACAATATCAGATGATGGCACAATCGAGATGCATGATTTACTAGAAGAAATGGGTTGGGAAATTGTCCGCCAAGAATCTATTAAAGAGCCCGGGAGACGCAGTAGGCTGTGGAGTTATGAAGATGTTCATCCCGTGTTAACTCAAAATATA GCTACAAAAGCTATTGAGAGCATAGTCCTGGACTTGTCAAACAAATCAGAAGAAGTATACTTAAATGCTGAAGCTTTTGCCGGAATGACGAGGCTAAGACTGCTCCGTATCAAATATCATTACCCCTTTAGTGACCATGATTTCATACAACACCTGAGTGGAGACTTAAAGTATCTTTCTCATGAGTTGAGGTGTCTCTTTTGGCATGGCTGCCCCCTAAAGTCTTTGCCATCCAATTTTCACCCCAACAACCTAGTTGACCTTGACATGCAATATAGTAACATCCAACAACTTTGGGAAGGAACCAAG CATTTGGAAAGGTTGAAGTTCATCAATTTAAACCACTCTCATTACCTTGAAAGAACCCCCTACTTAACCGAGGTGAAAAATCTGGAGGAATTATTCCTTGAAGATTGTAACAGTTTATTTGAGGTTCATCCATCCATTTCATCTCTTCAAAATCTTCTTGTTTTGAGTCTAAGAGGGTGCAAAGAACTGAGGAAATTTCCAAGCAGCATTTGTATGAAATCTCTCAAAAGCCTTATTCTTTCCGGCTGCTCTAGTTTTGAGAAGTTTCCAGAGATCTCAGACGTCATGAAGGAACTTTCAAACCTTCATTTAGATGGGATTGCAATTAAAGAACTGCCCTCGTCAATTAAAAATCTTACAGGGCTTGTTACTTTGAACTTAAAAGATTGCATAGAGCTTCAAAGTCTTCCAAGCAGCATTTATTTGAGATCTCTCAAATATCTTAATCTTTCTGGCTGCTCAAATTTGCTAAAGTTCCCAGAGATTTCAGAAGTTATGGGAGAACTCCAGTCGCTTTGTTTGGATGATACTGCAATTGAAGAACTGCCATCGTCGATAAGTAATCTTACGGGGCTTTGTGATTTGAGCCTTATAGGCTGCTTGAAGCTTGAGAAGTTTCCAGAGATTTTAGAAGTTATGGAACAACTCAATTGGCTTTATTTGGATGAGACTGTAATTGAAGAACTGCCATCGTCGATAAGTAATCTGACGGGGCTTTGTTATTTGAGCCTTAAAGGCTGCTTGAAGCTTAAAAGTCTGCCTTGCAGTATCTGTCAACTCAAGTCCCTGAAAGATTTTAATCTTGCTGGCTGTTCAAATCTTGAGAAGTTTCCAGAGATTTCAGAAGTTATGGGAGAACTCAAATGGCTTTATTTGGATGGGACTGCAATTGAAGAACTGCCATCGTCGATAAGTAATCTTACGGGGCTTTGTTATTTGAGCCTTGAAGGCTGCTTGAAGCTTAAAAGTCTGCCATGCAGTATCTGTCAACTCAAGTTTCTGAAAGATTTTAAACTTGCTCGTTGCTCAAATCTTGATAAGTTTCCAAAGATTTCAGAAGTTATGGGAGAACTCCAGTCGCTTTGTTTGGATGATACTGCAATTGAAGAACTGCCATCGTCAATAAGTAATCTGACGGGGCTTTGTTATTTGAGCCTTAAAGGCTGCTTGAAGCTTAAAAGTCTGCCTTGCAGTATCTGTCAACTCAAGTCCCTGAAAGATTTTAATCTTGCTGGCTGTTCAAATCTTGAGAAGTTTCTAGAGAGATTTCAGAAGTTATGGGAGAACTCAAATTGCTTTATTTGGATGGGACTGCAATTGAAG CTGCCATCGTCGATAAGTAATCTTACGGGGCTTTGTTATTTTAGCCTTGAAGGCTGCTTGAAGCTTAAAAGTTTGCCATGCAGTATCTGTCAACTCAAGTTTCTGAAAGATTTTAAACTTGCTGGCTGCTCAAATCTTGAGAAGTTTCCAGAGATTTCAGAAGTTATGGGAGAACTCCAATTGCTTTGTTTGGATGGTACTGCAATTGAAGAACTACCATCGTCGATAAGTAATCTTACGGGGCTTTGTGATTTTAGCCTTAAAGGCTGCTTGAAGCTTAAAAGTTTGCCTTGCAGTATCTGTCAACTCAAGTCTCTGGAAGATTTTAATCTTGCTGGCTGCTCAAATCTTGAGAAGTTTCCAGAAATTTCAGAAGTTATGGGAGAACTCAAATGGCTTTATTTGGATGATACTGCAATTGAAGAACTACCATCGTCGATAAGTAATCTTACGAGGCTTTGTGATTTGAGCCTTGGAGGTTGCTTGAAGCTTAAAAGTCTGCCACTGATCTATCAACTCAAGTCCCTGGAAGATTTTAATCTTGCTGGGAGTTCAAATCTTGAGAAGTTTCCAGAAATTTCAGAAGTTATGGGAGAACTCAAATGGCTTTATTTGGATGATACTGCAATTGAAGAACTACCATCGTCGATAAGTAATCTTACGAGGCTTTGTGATTTGAGCCTTGGAGGCTGCTTGAAGCTTAAAAGTCTGCCACTGATCTATCAACTCAAGTCCCTGGAAGATTTTAATCTTGCTGGGAGTTCAAATCTTGAGAAGTTTCCAGAGATTTCAGAAGTTATGGGAGAACTCAAATGGCTTTGTTTGGATGAGACTACAATTGAAAAACTGCCATCGTCGATAAGTTATCTTACGGGGCTTTGTTATTTGAGCCTTGAAGGCTGCTTGAAGCTTAAAAGTCTGCCGTGCAGTATCTGTCAACTCAAGTCCCTGAAAGATTTTAATCTTGCTGGCTGTTCAAATCTTGAGAAGTTTCCCGAGATTTCAGAATTTATGGGAGAACTCAAATGGCTTTATTTGGATGGGACTGCAATTGAAGAACTGCCATCGTCGATAAGTAATCTTACGGGGCTTTGTTATTTGAGCCTTGAAGGCTGCTTGAAGCTTAAAAGTCTGCCATGCAGTATCTGTCAACTCAAGTTTTTGAAAGATTTTAAACTTGCTCGCTGCTCAAATCTTGAGAAGTTTCTAGAGATTTCAGAAGTTATGTGAGAACTCAAAAGGCTTTATTTGGATGGGACTGCAATTGAAGAACTGCCATCGTCGATAAATAATCTTACGGGGCTTCGGATTTTGAGCCTTAAAGGCTGCTTGAAGCTTAAAAGTCTGCCATGCAGTATCGATCAACTCAAGTCCCTGATATATACTTTTCGTAGTGACTGCCCAAATCTTGAGACACAGAACTTACCGAATTGA
- the LOC103415796 gene encoding U11/U12 small nuclear ribonucleoprotein 35 kDa protein-like isoform X1 yields MSGGGRNVNGNLNAVFYAEAYHPIQAGSIDGTDTLPHDNAVYRAFLCSSAGLYDPQGDPKLLGDPYCTLFVGHLSHLTTERTLRKAMSKYGQVKNLRLVRHIVTGASRGYAFVEYETEREMQRAYKEAHHSLIDDSKVIVDYNRQQLMPGWIPRRLGGGFCGKKESGQLRFGGREKPFRAPLRPIPYDELERLGIPPPPEGRYMSPYQVPSPPRRKGSSMDRKESAHERSMDREANMCRSSPVENEERFYKRSIDPEDSSVRSSTETEEHYHNRSSVDRAERSHRSSRDRDERASKRHKSRHRERSTGRDRY; encoded by the exons ATGAGTGGGGGCGGACGAAACGTGAACGGAAACTTAAACGCGGTGTTCTACGCGGAGGCGTATCATCCGATTCAGGCGGGAAGCATAGACGGCACCGACACTCTCCCTCACGACAACGCCGTCTACCGAGCCTTCCTCTGCTCCTCCGCTGGCCTCT ATGACCCCCAGGGGGACCCCAAACTCCTCGGCGACCCTTATTGTACTCTCTTCGTTGGTCACCTTTCTCATCTCACTACCGAACGCACTCTTCGCAAG GCTATGAGCAAGTATGGCCAGGTCAAAAACTTGCGCTTGGTCAGGCACATTG TAACTGGTGCTTCGCGCGGATATGCTTTTGTTGAATATGAAACCGAAAGGGAGATGCAGCGTGCATATAAG GAAGCTCACCATTCCTTGATTGATGATTCTAAAGTTATCGTTGATTACAACAGACAGCAGTTGATGCCAGGGTGGATTCCAAGAAGATTAG GAGGTGGTTTCTGTGGTAAGAAGGAATCTGGACAGCTTCGTTTTGGAGGACGAGAAAAACCATTTCGAGCTCCCCT GCGTCCAATCCCATATGACGAGCTGGAGAGACTTGGGATCCCACCTCCACCAGAAGGAAGATACATGTCACCCTATCag gtcccGTCCCCACCTAGAAGGAAAGGGAGCTCCATGGATAGAAAAGAAAGTGCCCATGAAAGGTCCATGGACAGGGAAGCGAACATGTGCAGAAGTAGTCCTGTGGAGAACGAAGAAAGGTTTTACAAAAGATCTATTGACCCAGAGGACAGTTCTGTAAGGAGCTCAACTGAGACAGAAGAACACTATCACAACAGGAGCTCGGTTGACAGAGCAGAGCGCTCTCACAGGAGCTCTAGGGATAGGGATGAGCGTGCTTCCAAGAGGCACAAGTCCCGTCACCGTGAGAGGTCCACCGGCCGTGATCGCTACTAA
- the LOC103415796 gene encoding U11/U12 small nuclear ribonucleoprotein 35 kDa protein-like isoform X2, with protein MSGGGRNVNGNLNAVFYAEAYHPIQAGSIDGTDTLPHDNAVYRAFLCSSAGLYDPQGDPKLLGDPYCTLFVGHLSHLTTERTLRKAMSKYGQVKNLRLVRHIVTGASRGYAFVEYETEREMQRAYKVVSVVRRNLDSFVLEDEKNHFELPSRRPIPYDELERLGIPPPPEGRYMSPYQVPSPPRRKGSSMDRKESAHERSMDREANMCRSSPVENEERFYKRSIDPEDSSVRSSTETEEHYHNRSSVDRAERSHRSSRDRDERASKRHKSRHRERSTGRDRY; from the exons ATGAGTGGGGGCGGACGAAACGTGAACGGAAACTTAAACGCGGTGTTCTACGCGGAGGCGTATCATCCGATTCAGGCGGGAAGCATAGACGGCACCGACACTCTCCCTCACGACAACGCCGTCTACCGAGCCTTCCTCTGCTCCTCCGCTGGCCTCT ATGACCCCCAGGGGGACCCCAAACTCCTCGGCGACCCTTATTGTACTCTCTTCGTTGGTCACCTTTCTCATCTCACTACCGAACGCACTCTTCGCAAG GCTATGAGCAAGTATGGCCAGGTCAAAAACTTGCGCTTGGTCAGGCACATTG TAACTGGTGCTTCGCGCGGATATGCTTTTGTTGAATATGAAACCGAAAGGGAGATGCAGCGTGCATATAAG GTGGTTTCTGTGGTAAGAAGGAATCTGGACAGCTTCGTTTTGGAGGACGAGAAAAACCATTTCGAGCTCCCCT CCAGGCGTCCAATCCCATATGACGAGCTGGAGAGACTTGGGATCCCACCTCCACCAGAAGGAAGATACATGTCACCCTATCag gtcccGTCCCCACCTAGAAGGAAAGGGAGCTCCATGGATAGAAAAGAAAGTGCCCATGAAAGGTCCATGGACAGGGAAGCGAACATGTGCAGAAGTAGTCCTGTGGAGAACGAAGAAAGGTTTTACAAAAGATCTATTGACCCAGAGGACAGTTCTGTAAGGAGCTCAACTGAGACAGAAGAACACTATCACAACAGGAGCTCGGTTGACAGAGCAGAGCGCTCTCACAGGAGCTCTAGGGATAGGGATGAGCGTGCTTCCAAGAGGCACAAGTCCCGTCACCGTGAGAGGTCCACCGGCCGTGATCGCTACTAA